The Coregonus clupeaformis isolate EN_2021a chromosome 20, ASM2061545v1, whole genome shotgun sequence genome contains a region encoding:
- the c20h8orf82 gene encoding UPF0598 protein C8orf82 homolog, which produces MLCRAVVVSSGQRVLRYLRVVRFVTQCGTRTNVTYIQGQSPEPRIREYFYYIDHQGQLFLDDTKMKNFVTCFKDKHFLVFFFTRLRRNESGRYQDHFPFLSLCGRERNFLRCDDRPLVFTHLMPATGGTETAGGTVTEVGTGGAPELLSFCWGGDKLAVQFRPESLYMHPGTGRVYHPCSERLGGVGLVRSTLAIELSPFFLYPPEQRQSEQPTHFLWAGQQHTLTNELAGCFPPEEGGMG; this is translated from the exons ATGTTGTGCCGAGCTGTGGTTGTCAGCAGTGGGCAGAGGGTGTTGCGGTACCTCCGTGTAGTGCGGTTTGTGACCCAGTGTGGTACACGTACTAACGTCACCTACATACAAGGCCAGAGCCCCGAACCGCGCATTCGGGAATACTTCTACTACATTGACCACCAAGGACAG CTCTTCCTTGATGACACTAAAATGAAAAACTTTGTCACGTGCTTCAAAG ATAAGCACTTCCTGGTGTTCTTCTTCACCCGTCTCCGTAGGAACGAGAGTGGGCGGTACCAGGACCACTTCCCCTTCCTGTCCCTGTGTGGCCGCGAGAGGAACTTCCTGCGCTGTGACGACCGTCCGCTGGTGTTCACCCACCTGATGCCCGCCACTGGGG GGACGGAGACCGCTGGGGGTACGGTGACAGAGGTGGGGACAGGAGGAGCCCCAGAGCTGCTGTCGTTCTGTTGGGGTGGTGACAAGCTGGCCGTCCAGTTCCGTCCAGAGTCTCTCTACATGCATCCTGGGACTGGGCGTGTCTACCACCCCTGCTCCGAGCGCCTGGGGGGCGTCGGCCTGGTGCGCTCCACCCTCGCCATCGAGCTCAGCCCTTTCTTCCTGTACCCACCTGAACAACGCCAATCAGAACAGCCCACACACTTCCTGTGGGCGGGACAACAGCACACACTAACCAATGAACTGGCAGGATGTTTCCCcccggaggagggagggatgggctgA
- the si:ch211-191a24.4 gene encoding MARVEL domain-containing protein 3: protein MSQPPRPHRGQRERNGEGPREHREHRPRREPRHDDRPPSSNRSSSQPPYYRDSTPPPKHGRDQEARREDHEGSKCTHICSRRGIVLICSVLTNALVLICVVAAQMVMSGMSAMGGLAGGSFNLNTNIPFEGQELQQVRDLDMQYSQMRAPGIYGGVAFALVFGVVSLLFVVSGNKPAHLLGQRLLMGALVFQGLGAVLYVVAVGLYLHFVIQVNSTDVCKRRERLYARSGLTWMNCDVGGADAAVALFGLITAILYTAGTVLTFYTVRWVRGYLEDRRLHERDRRPPTASSHPQRSPLRSDTAL, encoded by the exons ATGAGCCAGCCGCCCCGACCGCACAGGGGGCAAAGGGAGAGAAACGGAGAAGGTCCCCGCGAGCATCGGGAACACAGGCCAAGACGGGAGCCGCGGCACGATGATAGACCACCATCAAGCAACAG gtcCTCTTCTCAGCCCCCATATTACAGGGACTCCACACCCCCTCCTAAACATGGGCGGGACCAGGAAGCCCGAAGAGAGGATCATGAGGGGTCCAAATGCACCCATATCTGCTCCAGGAGAG GTATCGTGTTGATCTGTTCAGTCCTGACCAATGCCCTGGTCCTGATCTGTGTGGTGGCAGCTCAGATGGTGATGTCAGGCATGTCTGCTATGGGCGGCCTGGCGGGGGGCAGCTTCAATCTTAACACTAACATCCCCTTCGAGGGCCAAGAGCTGCAACAG GTGAGAGACCTGGACATGCAGTACAGCCAGATGAGAGCTCCGGGAATATACGGGGGCGTGGCCTTTGCCCTCGTCTTCGGTGTTGTCTCCCTCCTGTTCGTGGTCTCCGGGAACAAGCCCGCACACCTGCTGGGCCAGAGGCTGCTGATGGGAGCGTTGGTGTTCCAGGGTTTGGGGGCGGTACTCTacgtggtggcggtggggttgtACCTCCACTTTGTCATCCAGGTGAACAGTACAGACGTGTGTAAGAGAAGGGAGAGGCTGTATGCACGTTCAGGTTTAACCTGGATGAACTGTGATGTGGGAGGGGCGGACGCGGCTGTGGCGTTGTTCGGGCTGATCACGGCGATACTCTACACCGCCGGTACGGTGCTCACGTTCTACACGGTGCGCTGGGTCAGGGGTTACCTGGAGGATCGCAGGCTACATGAGAGAGATAGACGCCCCCCTACCGCCAGCTCCCACCCACAGAGGTCACCACTACGGTCTGATACTGCTCTGTGA